The following coding sequences lie in one Numida meleagris isolate 19003 breed g44 Domestic line chromosome Z, NumMel1.0, whole genome shotgun sequence genomic window:
- the LOC110389818 gene encoding LOW QUALITY PROTEIN: B-cell differentiation antigen CD72-like (The sequence of the model RefSeq protein was modified relative to this genomic sequence to represent the inferred CDS: substituted 1 base at 1 genomic stop codon), translating to MAGCWPPRPCLAGPICCGSEPTSASARAGLTSLLHPKPGCKDHPXELGGRQWGSGLVCMAHGVLYTDLRFAKGPGGRGTASQALEAALGMDEAESPHENSTPEMMPVGPAGEGAQHSPGCWSCRRCVLAGLLAVSLLLLVAAVVLGTCYWQVTRQLQDTTLEQAAEHGRLSQEVRVRDQSLEQMRQELARVQEELKQAWQEGNNSRQELGRWEAELAHVSVALDATQKELHSVQGRLNASESTVTLLRSCTAIDCCPSGWLLYRGKCLFISTDKKTWDDSRAECEEKYSQLLITKSWSRWTVPSFLKNADIAYWIGLQKSRYPWYEYEWLEEGDPDGDGLTDAWFWVDGSLYERPWQPKSNGSCAVISRGNIKPAPCEGPADLHLWICEKAAGPSSPFM from the exons ATGGCAGGGTGCTGGCCCCCACGGCCGTGCCTCGCTGGTCCCATCTGCTGTGGTTCAGAGCcaacttctgcttctgcaagAGCTGGCCTCACTTCTCTTTTGCACCCCAAGCCAGGGTGCAAAGACCACCCCTGAGAGCTGGGTGGAAGGCAGTGGGGCTCAGGGCTTGTCTGCATGGCCCACGGAGTGCTCTACACTGACCTGAGGTTTGCCAAAGGGCCAGGGGGCCGTGGCACGGCCAGCCAGGCGCTGGAGGCAG CCCTCGGTATGGATGAGGCTGAGAGTCCCCATGAGAACAGCACACCGGAGATGATGCCTGTGGGGCCAGCAGGGGAAggggcccagcacagcccag GGTGCTGGTCCTGCCGGCGCTGTGTCCTCGCAGGGCTGCTGGCTGTCAGTCTGCTGCTACTGGTGGCCGCTGTGGTGCTGGGGACATGCT ACTGGCAGGTGACTCGCCAGCTGCAGGACACAACCCTGGAGCAGGCAGCCGAGCACGGCCGCCTCTCTCAAGAGGTGCGGGTGCGGGACCAGAGCCTGGAGCAGATGCGGCAGGAGCTGGCACGAGTGCAAGAAGAGCTGAAACAAGCATGGCAGGAAGGCAACAACAGCcggcaggagctgggcaggtgGGAAGCTGAGCTGGCACATGTCTCAGTGGCCCTGGATGCAACCCAGAAGGAGCTGCACAGCGTGCAGGGAAGGCTGAATGCCAGCGAGAGCACCGTGACCCTGCTGCGCTCTTGCACGGCTATAG ACTGCTGCCCCTCAGGGTGGCTGCTTTACCGGGGCAAGTGCCTCTTCATCTCAACGGATAAGAAGACGTGGGACGACAGCAGAGCGGAGTGCGAGGAGAAATACTCTCAGCTCCTGATCACCAAATCCTGGAGTCGCTGGACTGTGCCG AGCTTCCTGAAGAATGCAGACATCGCATACTGGATCGGGCTGCAGAAGAGTAGGTACCCCTGGTACGAATACGAGTGGCTGGAGGAAGGAGACCCAGATGGTGATGGGCTGACGGACGCCTGGTTCTGGGTGGATGGCTCGCTTTATGAGAG ACCCTGGCAGCCGAAGTCCAACGGGTCATGCGCCGTCATCAGCCGTGGGAACATCAAACCGGCGCCGTGTGAGGGGCCGGCTGACCTGCACCTCTGGATCTGCGAGAAGGCAGCAGGGCCCAGCTCTCCGTTCATGTGA
- the LOC110389821 gene encoding B-cell differentiation antigen CD72-like, whose translation MFWCCRANDRVPVPAAVHLCCLRHHSVPTFAFASTSTLLLCTLQQVAAAWTGQDRTTGSPMAQSVLYADLRFAKGPGGHGTASQLLEAASSDDTDSPYENVIPGSAPTGTAGEGTQHSPRQWSWRRCVPAGLLAASLLLLVALVAVGTCYWQVTRQLQNISLEQAAERSHFSQEAQVWEQSLEQAQQELAQVQEELQQAWQEGNSSQQELARREAELVRVSGVLDATQKELQDVQEKLSASEQAASSLRVCLNADCCPSGWLLYHGKCLFISALKKSWWDGHWDCVGKSSQLLVQGGWESWMLPHFLQADGAKYWIRREDPYSSKWYDYSGDCALLVAGKMQSFPCKKPYPWICEQPPALSRVSESLTPLLTKD comes from the exons ATGTTCTGGTGTTGCAGGGCCAATGACAGGGTGCCGGTCCCTGCGGCTGTGCATCTCTGTTGCCTCCGCCACCACTCAGTGCCAACTTTTGCTTTTGCAAGCACCAGCACACTTCTCCTTTGCACCCTGCAACAGGTGGCTGCAGCGtggacaggacaggacagaaCCACTGGGAGCCCCATGGCCCAGAGCGTGCTCTACGCTGACCTGAGATTTGCCAAGGGGCCAGGGGGCCACGGCAcagccagccagctgctggaggcag CCAGCTCAGATGACACAGACAGCCCCTATGAAAATGTTATACCAGGATCAGCACCCACGGGGACAGCAGGGGAAGGGACCCAGCACAGCCCAA GGCAGTGGTCCTGGAGGCGCTGTGTCCCCgcggggctgctggcagccagcctgctgctgttggtGGCCCTGGTGGCCGTGGGGACCTGCT ACTGGCAGGTGACCCGCCAGCTGCAGAACATATCCCTGGAGCAGGCGGCCGAGCGCAGCCACTTCTCACAGGAGGCACAGGTGTgggagcagagcctggagcaggcacagcaggagctggcacaggtgcaggaggagctccagcAAGCATGGCAGGAGGgcaacagcagccagcaggagctggcaaGGAGGGAGGCCGAGCTGGTGCGTGTCTCGGGAGTCCTGGATGCGACccagaaggagctgcaggatgTGCAGGAGAAGCTCAGTGCCAGtgagcaggcagcaagcagcctgCGTGTCTGCCTGAATGCCG ACTGCTGCCCCTCGGGCTGGCTGCTCTACCATGGCAAGTGCCTCTTCATCTCGGCACTGAAGAAGAGCTGGTGGGACGGCCATTGGGATTGTGTGGGGAAATCCTCCCAGCTGCTGGTCCAAGGCGGATGGGAGTCGTGGATGCTGCCG CATTTTCTGCAAGCAGATGGTGCCAAGTACTGGATAAGGAGAGAAGACCCTTACAGCTCGAAGTG GTATGATTACAGTGGAGACTGTGCACTGTTAGTGGCTGGGAAAATGCAGAGCTTTCCATGCAAGAAGCCTTACCCATGGATCTGtgagcagcccccagctctgagcagagtGTCCGAGAGCCTCACTCCTCTCCTGACCAAGGACTga
- the LOC110389819 gene encoding B-cell differentiation antigen CD72-like → MAQSVLYADLRFAKGPGGHGTASQLLEAASSDDTDSPYENVIPGSAPTGTAGEGTQHSPRQWSWRRCVPAGLLAASLLLLVALVAVGTCYWQVTRQLQNISLEQAAERSHFSQEAQVWEQSLEQAQQELAQVQEELQQAWQEGNSSQQELARREAELVRVSGVLDATQKELQDVQEKLSASEQAASSLRVCLNADCCPSGWLLYHGKCLFISALKKSWWDGHWDCVGKSSQLLVQGGWESWMLPHFLQADGAKYWVGGRYQWYSDLQWLDKKLYVQGERFAYCAATASGRIERKSCSDEYAWICEQPPKISSVSESLFPLLVKG, encoded by the exons ATGGCCCAGAGCGTGCTCTACGCTGACCTGAGATTTGCCAAGGGGCCAGGGGGCCACGGCAcagccagccagctgctggaggcag CCAGCTCAGACGACACAGACAGCCCCTATGAAAATGTTATACCAGGATCAGCACCCACGGGGACAGCAGGGGAAGGGACCCAGCACAGCCCAA GGCAGTGGTCCTGGAGGCGCTGTGTCCCCgcggggctgctggcagccagcctgctgctgttggtGGCCCTGGTGGCCGTGGGGACCTGCT ACTGGCAGGTGACCCGCCAGCTGCAGAACATATCCCTGGAGCAGGCGGCCGAGCGCAGCCACTTCTCACAGGAGGCACAGGTGTgggagcagagcctggagcaggcacagcaggagctggcacaggtgcaggaggagctccagcAAGCATGGCAGGAGGgcaacagcagccagcaggagctggcaaGGAGGGAGGCCGAGCTGGTGCGTGTCTCGGGAGTCCTGGATGCGACccagaaggagctgcaggatgTGCAGGAGAAGCTCAGTGCCAGtgagcaggcagcaagcagcctgCGTGTCTGCCTGAATGCCG ACTGCTGCCCCTCGGGCTGGCTGCTCTACCATGGCAAGTGCCTCTTCATCTCGGCACTGAAGAAGAGCTGGTGGGACGGCCATTGGGATTGTGTGGGGAAATCCTCCCAGCTGCTGGTCCAAGGCGGATGGGAGTCGTGGATGCTGCCG CATTTTCTGCAAGCAGATGGTGCCAAGTACTGGGTTGGAGGAAGATATCAATGGTATTCAGATCTTCAGTGGCTGGATAAGAAGCTGTATGTCCA GGGAGAGAGGTTTGCCTACTGTGCTGCAACAGCCAGCGGGAGGATAGAgaggaaaagctgcagtgaTGAGTATGCATGGATCTGTGAGCAACCTCCGAAGATAAGCAGCGTATCAGAGAGCCTCTTTCCTTTGCTGGTCAAAGGGTGA
- the LOC110389820 gene encoding killer cell lectin-like receptor subfamily B member 1B allele A isoform X2: MEEGVMYAELRLPPAPAPVQTARMPWHWAALSLGALSLLLLLAQIILVGLSFHYLARQASCCRGPQCMEDLTSGLQALQAKRSWEQSKEDCCSRGAQLVTIQANSTLAFLTHVSHMDVFHVGLKRSSSRFEWKWLDGTVLKGLFPIQRSTSSFLACGRVSGSGLSGGHCGEALGWVCEKSAVTLQWLQSSPPAFLWGNTTYTCAGPW, translated from the exons aTGGAAGAGGGTGTCATGTACGCTGAGCTGCGCCTGCCCCCTGCACCAG CCCCTGTGCAGACGGCACGGATGccctggcactgggcagcccTCAGCCTGGgagccctgtccctgctgctcctgctggcacagATCATCCTTGTCGGATTGAGCTTCCACT ATTTAGCCCGACAGGCGAGCTGCTGCCGTGGTCCCCAGTGCATGGAGGACCTCACCTCTGGGCTACAGGCTTTGCAAG CGaaaaggagctgggagcagagcaaggAGGACTGCTGCTCCAGGGGAGCACAGCTGGTCACCATCCAAGCCAACAGCACACTG GCTTTCCTGACACATGTGTCCCATATGGATGTCTTCCATGTGGGGCTGAAGCGGAGCTCTTCCAGGTTTGAATGGAAGTGGCTGGATGGCACCGTGCTGAAGGG GCTCTTCCCAATCCAGCGCTCCACCAGCTCCTTCCTGGCCTGTGGCAGGGTGTCAGGATCAGGGCTGTCCGGTGGCCACTGTGGGGAAGCCCTCGGCTGGGTCTGTGAGAAAAGTGCGGTCAccctgcagtggctgcagtcCTCACCGCCTGCTTTCCTCTGGGGAAACACCACCTACACCTGCGCGGGGCCATGGTGA
- the LOC110389820 gene encoding killer cell lectin-like receptor subfamily G member 1 isoform X1, with protein sequence MEEGVMYAELRLPPAPAPVQTARMPWHWAALSLGALSLLLLLAQIILVGLSFHYLARQASCCRGPQCMEDLTSGLQALQGSCQFCPAGWLWHAGHCYYFSSAKRSWEQSKEDCCSRGAQLVTIQANSTLAFLTHVSHMDVFHVGLKRSSSRFEWKWLDGTVLKGLFPIQRSTSSFLACGRVSGSGLSGGHCGEALGWVCEKSAVTLQWLQSSPPAFLWGNTTYTCAGPW encoded by the exons aTGGAAGAGGGTGTCATGTACGCTGAGCTGCGCCTGCCCCCTGCACCAG CCCCTGTGCAGACGGCACGGATGccctggcactgggcagcccTCAGCCTGGgagccctgtccctgctgctcctgctggcacagATCATCCTTGTCGGATTGAGCTTCCACT ATTTAGCCCGACAGGCGAGCTGCTGCCGTGGTCCCCAGTGCATGGAGGACCTCACCTCTGGGCTACAGGCTTTGCAAG GGAGCTGCCAGTTCTGCCCAGCTGGCTGGCTGTGGCATGCAGGGCACTGCTACTACTTCTCCTCAGCGaaaaggagctgggagcagagcaaggAGGACTGCTGCTCCAGGGGAGCACAGCTGGTCACCATCCAAGCCAACAGCACACTG GCTTTCCTGACACATGTGTCCCATATGGATGTCTTCCATGTGGGGCTGAAGCGGAGCTCTTCCAGGTTTGAATGGAAGTGGCTGGATGGCACCGTGCTGAAGGG GCTCTTCCCAATCCAGCGCTCCACCAGCTCCTTCCTGGCCTGTGGCAGGGTGTCAGGATCAGGGCTGTCCGGTGGCCACTGTGGGGAAGCCCTCGGCTGGGTCTGTGAGAAAAGTGCGGTCAccctgcagtggctgcagtcCTCACCGCCTGCTTTCCTCTGGGGAAACACCACCTACACCTGCGCGGGGCCATGGTGA
- the LOC110389817 gene encoding uncharacterized protein LOC110389817 isoform X2, with protein sequence MKPLRPCLTVRVRVRIMVLPVPPRSPDPCRRGDQWGMEARGMRAPHRARTTFPSGSSRGCTCSLLLPAAPGSSRCNSQCGSRWTQISRGLAAAGYSRSVAQCRSKWKALKQAFHSERETRRRAGLHSPRLPPHYRAMKSIWKAAGRPVFRERRLLDLGKLPPRRRRSVPATCSPSSLVSPGSQGTLLSPLLWRVKDEPESSHGEHITGAVTDPTAVPHTTHCIPFLPLLGCHTAHKQESAEQKAGFPIETTPGTGGGNSALPVPTAAPGSPRPSEQPAAGEDVPDASLQGCGVAGLLQSVQQLLVQILQTSRQQQALLESLASDTVSHLHLLSHSLVQVGETLHQLLLRPQAPPSHGAPHIPLFGGSPLVPLLSGLPCASPDPKEECQASPGSGCALP encoded by the exons ATGAAGCCGCTGAGGCCCTGTTTGACGGTTAGGGTGAGGGTTAGGATTATGGTTTTGCCGGTTCCGCCCCGGAGCCCCGATCCCTGCCGGCGCGGGGACCAGTGGGGGATGGAAGCTCGAGGGATGCGCGCGCCCCACCGCGCCAGGACTACGTTTCCCAGCGGCTCCTCCCGGGGCTGCACATGCTCCTTGCTGCTCCCGGCGGCTCCCGGCAGCTCCCGGTGCAATTCCCAGTGTGGCTCCCGGTGGACCCAG ATCTCCCGCGGGCTGGCGGCGGCCGGATACAGCCGTAGCGTGGCCCAGTGCCGCTCCAAGTGGAAGGCACTTAAGCAAGCTTTCCACTCGGAGCGGGAGACGCGACGCAGAGCCGGACTCCACTCTCCCCGCCTGCCTCCACACTACCGAGCCATGAAGAGCATCTGGAAGGCTGCCGGGCGACCAGTCTTCCGCGAGCGGCGGCTGCTGG acCTGGGGAAGCTGCCCCCCAGGAGGCGCAGATCGGTCCCTGCCACCTGCTCTCCATCTTCGCTGGTATCACCAG GTTcccagggcacgctgctgtcTCCACTGCTGTGGCGCGTGAAGGATGAGCCAGAAAGCT CCCACGGGGAACACATCACTGGAGCAGTGACTGACCCCACAGCCGTCCCAC ACACCACTCACTGcatccctttccttcccctcctgg gctgccatACTGCCCACAAACAGGAAAGCGCTGAGCAGAAGGCAG GTTTCCCCATTGAGACAACCCCAGGGACGGGAGGAGGAAACAGTGCGCTGCCAGTGCCCACTGCAGCCCCGGGCTCCCCCAGACCCAGTGAGCAGCCAGCAGCGGGTGAGGATGTGCCAGATGCCAGCCTGCAAG GCTGTGGCGTGGCAGGCCTGCTGCAGagtgtgcagcagctgctggtgcagattcTGCAGACGTCGCGACAGCAGCAGGCGCTGCTGGAAAGCCTCGCCAGTGACACCGTCTcccacctccacctcctctcACACAGCCTGGTGCAGGTGGGTGAGACCTtgcaccagctgctgctccgGCCACAAGCACCCCCCAGCCACGGTGCCCCCCACATTCCCCTTTTTGGGGGCAGCCCCCTGGTGccactgctctctgggctgCCTTGTGCTTCCCCGGATCCCAAAGAGGAGTGCCAGGCGTCCCCTGGCTCTGGCTGCGCCCTGCCGTGA
- the LOC110389817 gene encoding uncharacterized protein LOC110389817 isoform X1 produces the protein MKPLRPCLTVRVRVRIMVLPVPPRSPDPCRRGDQWGMEARGMRAPHRARTTFPSGSSRGCTCSLLLPAAPGSSRCNSQCGSRWTQVRLPVRLPPPFPVRGPQWVPSPAWLAVQPPLPGVSPRAMPRGRAWTQAEVGSLLALVGGSGEAALLMASTSRPNEALWQQISRGLAAAGYSRSVAQCRSKWKALKQAFHSERETRRRAGLHSPRLPPHYRAMKSIWKAAGRPVFRERRLLDLGKLPPRRRRSVPATCSPSSLVSPGSQGTLLSPLLWRVKDEPESSHGEHITGAVTDPTAVPHTTHCIPFLPLLGCHTAHKQESAEQKAGFPIETTPGTGGGNSALPVPTAAPGSPRPSEQPAAGEDVPDASLQGCGVAGLLQSVQQLLVQILQTSRQQQALLESLASDTVSHLHLLSHSLVQVGETLHQLLLRPQAPPSHGAPHIPLFGGSPLVPLLSGLPCASPDPKEECQASPGSGCALP, from the exons ATGAAGCCGCTGAGGCCCTGTTTGACGGTTAGGGTGAGGGTTAGGATTATGGTTTTGCCGGTTCCGCCCCGGAGCCCCGATCCCTGCCGGCGCGGGGACCAGTGGGGGATGGAAGCTCGAGGGATGCGCGCGCCCCACCGCGCCAGGACTACGTTTCCCAGCGGCTCCTCCCGGGGCTGCACATGCTCCTTGCTGCTCCCGGCGGCTCCCGGCAGCTCCCGGTGCAATTCCCAGTGTGGCTCCCGGTGGACCCAGGTGCGGCTCCCGGTGCGGCTTCCGCCGCCATTCCCGGTGCGCGGTCCCCAGTGGGTCCCATCCCCAGCGTGGCTCGCGGTGCAGCCCCCGCTGCCCGGGGTCTCCCCCCGCGCCATGCCCCGGGGTCGAGCCTGGACGCAGGCGGAGGTCGGCAGCCTGCTGGCGCTGGTGGGGGGCTCGGGGGAGGCCGCCCTACTGATGGCCTCCACCTCTCGGCCCAACGAGGCTCTGTGGCAGCAGATCTCCCGCGGGCTGGCGGCGGCCGGATACAGCCGTAGCGTGGCCCAGTGCCGCTCCAAGTGGAAGGCACTTAAGCAAGCTTTCCACTCGGAGCGGGAGACGCGACGCAGAGCCGGACTCCACTCTCCCCGCCTGCCTCCACACTACCGAGCCATGAAGAGCATCTGGAAGGCTGCCGGGCGACCAGTCTTCCGCGAGCGGCGGCTGCTGG acCTGGGGAAGCTGCCCCCCAGGAGGCGCAGATCGGTCCCTGCCACCTGCTCTCCATCTTCGCTGGTATCACCAG GTTcccagggcacgctgctgtcTCCACTGCTGTGGCGCGTGAAGGATGAGCCAGAAAGCT CCCACGGGGAACACATCACTGGAGCAGTGACTGACCCCACAGCCGTCCCAC ACACCACTCACTGcatccctttccttcccctcctgg gctgccatACTGCCCACAAACAGGAAAGCGCTGAGCAGAAGGCAG GTTTCCCCATTGAGACAACCCCAGGGACGGGAGGAGGAAACAGTGCGCTGCCAGTGCCCACTGCAGCCCCGGGCTCCCCCAGACCCAGTGAGCAGCCAGCAGCGGGTGAGGATGTGCCAGATGCCAGCCTGCAAG GCTGTGGCGTGGCAGGCCTGCTGCAGagtgtgcagcagctgctggtgcagattcTGCAGACGTCGCGACAGCAGCAGGCGCTGCTGGAAAGCCTCGCCAGTGACACCGTCTcccacctccacctcctctcACACAGCCTGGTGCAGGTGGGTGAGACCTtgcaccagctgctgctccgGCCACAAGCACCCCCCAGCCACGGTGCCCCCCACATTCCCCTTTTTGGGGGCAGCCCCCTGGTGccactgctctctgggctgCCTTGTGCTTCCCCGGATCCCAAAGAGGAGTGCCAGGCGTCCCCTGGCTCTGGCTGCGCCCTGCCGTGA